One stretch of Excalfactoria chinensis isolate bCotChi1 chromosome 2, bCotChi1.hap2, whole genome shotgun sequence DNA includes these proteins:
- the DEK gene encoding protein DEK isoform X2, protein MSSVASSKEDTMSSEKADEKQPESESKAEESEEDEEEEEEEEEEKEKSLIVEGKREKKKVDRLTMQVSSLQKEPFTITPGKGQKLCEIERIQFFLSKKKTDELRNLHKLLYNRPGTVASLKKNVGQFSGFPFEKGSDQYKKKEEMLKKFRNAMLKSICEVLDLERSGVNSELVTRILNFLMHPKSSGKPLPKSKKTPSKGGKKERSSTGTTRKTKRTKCPEILSDESSSEEDEKKEKDDSSEEKESEEEPPRKASKRERSKKVTSKPKKTVKGANVKKADSSTTKKNQNSSRKESESEDSSDNEPLIKKLKKPPTDEEIKETVKKLLANANLEEVTMKQICKEVYENYPSYDLSDRKDFIKETVKELIS, encoded by the exons ATGTCTTCTGTTGCTTCCTCTAAAGAAGATACAATGTCGTCTGAAAAAGCAGATGAGAAGCAACCTGAgtctgaaagcaaagctgaggaaagtgaggaggatgaggaggaggaagaagaggaagaagaagaaaagg AAAAGAGTCTCATTGttgaaggaaaaagggaaaaaaagaaggtagaCCGGTTGACTATGCAAGTGTCTTCATTGCAGAAGGAACCTTTTACAATTACACCAG gaaaaggacaaaaactTTGTGAAATTGAAAGGATACAATTCTTTCTGAGTaaaaagaagacagatgaaCTTCGGAACCTGCACAAACTCCTCTACAACAGGCCAGGCACT GTTGCTTCCCTAAAGAAGAATGTGGGTCAGTTCAGCGGGTTTCCATTTGAAAAAGGAAGTGACCAATACAAAAAGAAGGAGGAGATGTTAAAAAA attTAGAAATGCAATGTTGAAAAGTATCTGTGAAGTACTTGATTTGGAAAGATCAGGAGTCAACAGTGAGTTGGTAACCAGAATCTTAAACTTCTTAATGCATCCAAAATCTTCAGGCAAG CCATTGCCGAAGTCCAAGAAGACACCAAGCAAAGGTGGCAAAAAAGAACGCAGTAGTACTGGAACAACGAGGAAAACAAAACGCACCAAGTGTCCAGAGATCTTGTCAGATGAATCTAGCAGtgaggaagatgaaaagaaggagaaggatgactcttcagaagagaaagaaagtgaagagGAG ccCCCTAGAAAAGCATCTAAGAGAGAAAGATCTAAAAAGGTGACTTCCAAACCCAAAAAAACTGTGAAGGGTGCTAACGTCAAGAAGGCAGATAGCAGCACTACTAAAAAGAATCAGAACAGTTCTAGAAAAG AAAGCGAATCTGAGGATAGTTCCGATAATGAACCtttaattaaaaagctgaagaaacCACCTACAGATGAAGAAATTAAGGAAACTGTCAAGAAATTGTTGGCCAATGCAAATTTGGAGGAAGTCACAATGAAACAAATCTGCAAGGAG gtGTATGAGAATTATCCCAGTTATGACTTATCTGACAGAAAAGACTTCATTAAAGAAACAGTCAAAGAG TTGATTTCATGA
- the DEK gene encoding protein DEK isoform X1, giving the protein MSSVASSKEDTMSSEKADEKQPESESKAEESEEDEEEEEEEEEEKEKSLIVEGKREKKKVDRLTMQVSSLQKEPFTITPGKGQKLCEIERIQFFLSKKKTDELRNLHKLLYNRPGTVASLKKNVGQFSGFPFEKGSDQYKKKEEMLKKFRNAMLKSICEVLDLERSGVNSELVTRILNFLMHPKSSGKPLPKSKKTPSKGGKKERSSTGTTRKTKRTKCPEILSDESSSEEDEKKEKDDSSEEKESEEEPPRKASKRERSKKVTSKPKKTVKGANVKKADSSTTKKNQNSSRKESESEDSSDNEPLIKKLKKPPTDEEIKETVKKLLANANLEEVTMKQICKEVYENYPSYDLSDRKDFIKETVKEVKT; this is encoded by the exons ATGTCTTCTGTTGCTTCCTCTAAAGAAGATACAATGTCGTCTGAAAAAGCAGATGAGAAGCAACCTGAgtctgaaagcaaagctgaggaaagtgaggaggatgaggaggaggaagaagaggaagaagaagaaaagg AAAAGAGTCTCATTGttgaaggaaaaagggaaaaaaagaaggtagaCCGGTTGACTATGCAAGTGTCTTCATTGCAGAAGGAACCTTTTACAATTACACCAG gaaaaggacaaaaactTTGTGAAATTGAAAGGATACAATTCTTTCTGAGTaaaaagaagacagatgaaCTTCGGAACCTGCACAAACTCCTCTACAACAGGCCAGGCACT GTTGCTTCCCTAAAGAAGAATGTGGGTCAGTTCAGCGGGTTTCCATTTGAAAAAGGAAGTGACCAATACAAAAAGAAGGAGGAGATGTTAAAAAA attTAGAAATGCAATGTTGAAAAGTATCTGTGAAGTACTTGATTTGGAAAGATCAGGAGTCAACAGTGAGTTGGTAACCAGAATCTTAAACTTCTTAATGCATCCAAAATCTTCAGGCAAG CCATTGCCGAAGTCCAAGAAGACACCAAGCAAAGGTGGCAAAAAAGAACGCAGTAGTACTGGAACAACGAGGAAAACAAAACGCACCAAGTGTCCAGAGATCTTGTCAGATGAATCTAGCAGtgaggaagatgaaaagaaggagaaggatgactcttcagaagagaaagaaagtgaagagGAG ccCCCTAGAAAAGCATCTAAGAGAGAAAGATCTAAAAAGGTGACTTCCAAACCCAAAAAAACTGTGAAGGGTGCTAACGTCAAGAAGGCAGATAGCAGCACTACTAAAAAGAATCAGAACAGTTCTAGAAAAG AAAGCGAATCTGAGGATAGTTCCGATAATGAACCtttaattaaaaagctgaagaaacCACCTACAGATGAAGAAATTAAGGAAACTGTCAAGAAATTGTTGGCCAATGCAAATTTGGAGGAAGTCACAATGAAACAAATCTGCAAGGAG gtGTATGAGAATTATCCCAGTTATGACTTATCTGACAGAAAAGACTTCATTAAAGAAACAGTCAAAGAGGTAAAGACTTGA